One window of Saprospiraceae bacterium genomic DNA carries:
- a CDS encoding caspase family protein produces the protein MISKFHYQISWIHLFKDWNIVCCLPIILLLGASGICAQTKGVVQANKQVENKLTNTYAVIVGISDYQNPLIPDLKFADKDAISFAQYLQSAPAGAIKQDHMRLLLNDQATMAHFAVALDWLWEVCKPGDQAIIYFSGHGDVERRSLTQPGFLLCWDSPANVYMSGGAFSLFMLQEIISTLSVKNQTQTIAIIDACRSGKLAGSAINGSQLTNTNLAKQYANEIKILSCQPDEYSMEGEQWGGGRGAFSYHLIKGLYGLADENEDLEINSYEISRYLEDRVKKDVAPIRQIPMVIGPRDYILSKVFIKDLDSINSIKTYDQVLFSGIDPRSIDYLVENSTDPLLYESYQNFKKSLIEKRYLSPDANCAESYYSQLLASEKLKSLHSTFTRNYAAALQDEAQQFINGILQTDIKELSQNRKVRIEKVKSSDCTLKEASNSWEISIICMRHWFPDWSILKLSNYYIKAITKIPNLVCR, from the coding sequence ATGATCAGTAAATTTCATTATCAAATTAGTTGGATTCATCTTTTCAAAGATTGGAATATAGTATGTTGTCTCCCAATTATCTTATTATTAGGTGCTTCTGGAATTTGTGCCCAAACAAAAGGAGTGGTTCAAGCTAATAAACAAGTTGAAAACAAACTAACGAATACCTATGCAGTAATTGTAGGAATTTCAGATTATCAGAATCCTCTAATTCCCGATTTGAAGTTTGCCGACAAAGATGCTATTTCCTTTGCTCAATATCTGCAGTCAGCTCCTGCAGGTGCTATTAAGCAAGATCATATGCGATTATTACTTAACGATCAAGCCACCATGGCCCATTTTGCAGTAGCGCTGGATTGGCTTTGGGAGGTGTGCAAACCTGGTGATCAGGCAATTATTTATTTTTCAGGTCATGGCGATGTCGAACGGAGGAGTTTGACGCAACCAGGATTTTTGTTGTGCTGGGATTCCCCGGCAAATGTGTACATGTCTGGTGGAGCCTTTTCATTATTTATGCTTCAGGAAATTATCTCAACCCTTTCAGTAAAAAATCAAACGCAAACCATAGCCATCATTGACGCGTGCAGAAGTGGAAAGCTGGCAGGTTCTGCAATCAATGGCAGTCAATTGACAAATACGAATCTTGCAAAACAATATGCCAATGAAATTAAAATTCTATCCTGTCAGCCGGATGAATACAGCATGGAAGGGGAACAATGGGGAGGAGGCAGAGGTGCTTTTAGTTATCATCTGATCAAGGGTCTTTATGGTTTGGCAGATGAAAACGAAGATCTTGAAATCAATTCCTATGAAATAAGCAGGTATTTGGAAGACCGGGTCAAAAAAGATGTTGCACCCATCCGGCAAATACCCATGGTGATTGGTCCAAGAGATTACATTTTGTCTAAAGTATTTATAAAAGACCTGGATTCTATAAATTCAATAAAAACATATGATCAGGTATTGTTTTCAGGAATTGATCCCCGCAGCATTGATTACCTGGTTGAAAATAGTACAGATCCTTTGCTTTATGAAAGTTATCAGAACTTTAAGAAAAGCTTGATTGAAAAACGTTATTTATCACCCGATGCCAATTGCGCTGAATCCTATTATTCTCAATTGCTCGCTTCTGAAAAACTAAAATCTTTACACAGCACCTTCACAAGAAATTACGCAGCGGCACTTCAGGATGAAGCGCAACAATTTATAAATGGTATCCTGCAAACGGACATCAAAGAGCTTTCACAAAATAGAAAGGTTCGCATAGAAAAAGTAAAATCATCCGATTGTACCTTGAAAGAAGCATCCAACTCCTGGGAAATAAGCATTATCTGTATGAGACATTGGTTTCCCGATTGGAGTATTTTAAAGCTTTCGAACTATTATATCAAAGCAATAACCAAAATACCGAACTTGGTTTGCAGATAA